A stretch of DNA from Calditrichota bacterium:
GTGGAACAGATTTGTTTGTTCAGAAAGAACCACAAATATCTGATAAAAATCTTGGGTTAATTTTAAACACATCTCGCTTAAAAGGCATTGAAGAAAAAAAAGGAAATATTTATCTTGGCGCCTCCTCAACTGTAACAGAAATTTCTGAATCCAAGATTATCAGAAAATATTTTCCAAAAATCGAATCCTTTTTAAAATTGCATTCTTCCGCCCCAATTCGAAACCGTGCGACTCTCGGTGGTAACATCGTAAACGCTTCACCAATTGGAGATATGACTCTTTTTCTTTTGGGATTGGATGCAACTCTTGTCTTGGATCTAAATGGGCAAACCCGGGAAATCGCTATAAAATCTTTTTATAAGGATTACAAAAAGTTTGATCTTAAAAATGACGAACTTATAAAATCTGTTTATTTTAAAACGCCTTCGAAAAATGGCCATTTTAATTTTGAGAAAGTTTCTCGACGCACTTATCTGGATATTGCAAGTGTAACAAGTGCTGCTTTGGTTGAAGTTGAAGACAATTTAATTTCAGATATTCACATTTCAGCAGGTGGTGTTGCGCCCTATCCTTTTTATCTTTCTGAAACGCGCAGTTATTTAATCGGTAAAACCCTTTCAGTTGAAAACATCAAAAATGCAATCAAAATTACAATGAATGAAATTGCCCCAATCAGTGATATGAGGGGAAGTGCAGAGTACAAAAGTTTATTGCTCGGGCAACTGATTTTAGCGCATTTTGCTGTTCTTTTTCCCACAAAGTTAATTCTAACAAACTGATATTATGAACTATATTTTCACAAGCCATGCAATCCAAAGAATGTTTGAGCGAGAAATTAAAGAGAGTGATGTTATTGCTGTTATTAACAGTGGAGAAATAATTCAGGAATATATAGGCGATAAGCCTTTTCCAAGTAAACTCGTATTGGGATTTATAAAAAAACGTGCAATCCATGTATTATTTGCTTTGAACAAATCTGAAAATCAATGTATAATAATAACAGTTTATGAACCATCTCCTACAATATGGAGACAGGATTTTAAAGAAAGAGGTTAAAATGCATTGTGTTATCTGTAAAAATGGACAAACAAAAGCTGGAAAAGTAACAACTACCCTTCAACGTGGTGAAGCAATTATTGTTTTCAAAGAAGTTCCGGCTGATGTTTGTGATAATTGTGGAGAATATTACCTTTCTAAGGAAACTACTAAAAAGCTTTTACATAAGGCAGAAACTGCGGTAAAAAGTGGTGCAATTGTTGAAATTCAGAAATTTGCTGCGTAATGAAAAATACCGAAACCAATTTACATGTCCGCGGATTATCTCAGTTTATTGATGATCGCAATGTACCTGAAGGAACTTTACATGCGGCGGTCTTTGATTCACCAATTGCTCATGGAGATATATCCAAACTCGATATCAAAAAAGCAAAATCTTCGAATGGTGTTGTAGACGTTCTTACTTTCAAAGATATTCCGGGCCAAAACCAGGTTGGCAATATTATAGCGGATGAAGTTTTGCTGGCTGAAAAGGAAGTTGAATTTATTGGCCAGCCAATCGCAATTGTTGTAGCCCAATCAGCCAGAGAAGCAAGGGCTGCACTTTCTAAAATTAAAATTGATACGGATGAAAAACCACCGGTAACAGATCCGCGCGAGGCAGCTGCAAAAGGCAACTTTATTGCACCCCCAAGAACCTTCTCTCTGGGAAATACACAAACCACCTGGCAAGATTGTGATTTAATTGTTGAGGGTATTGCCGAATCCGGCGGGCAAGAACATCTTTATCTGGAAATGCAGGGTGCTCTTGCAACACCAAAAGAGAATGGCAAGATAGAAGTTATCTCTTCCACACAAGGACCTACATCTGTCCAGAAAACGGTTGCGCGGATTTTAGATATCCCTATGCATAAAATTGAAGTAGATGTGCTTAGGCTTGGTGGCGGCTTTGGTGGAAAAGAAGACCAGGCTACTATTTGGGCCTGCCTGGCTGCACTTGCTGCAAATGTGTGCAATAAACCTGTTAAATTGGTTTTGCGCCGCCATGAAGATATGCGCATGACCGGAAAGCGTCATCCTTATACATCAGATTTTAAGATTGGCCTAAGCAGTGATTTAAAAATCCTGGCTTATGAAGCACAATTCTACCAAAATGCCGGCGCTTCTGCTGATTTATCCACAGCCATTTTAGAGCGTACCTTATTTCATGCAACCAACAGCTACTTCATTCCAAATGTACAGGCAACCGCTTATTCCTGCCGCACAAATTTACCACCCAACACAGCTTTTCGCGGATTTGGCGGACCACAGGGAATGTTTGTTATCGAGTCGGCCATTGCGAAAGCGGCAGAAAAATTGGATGTTGATCCAATCGAAATTCAAAAAGCCAATCTGCTAAATGAAGGTGATACTTTTCCTTATGGCCAGATAGTAAAAAATGGCCGGGCCAAAGCAAGTTGGGATGACATGGAAAAGCGTTATGAACTTGATGGTCTGAAAAAACAAATCAATAAATTTAATTCAGAAAATACCATGACAAAAAAAGGATTGGCCGTAATGCCAATCTGTTTTGGGATTTCTTTTACTGCCACCTTTTTAAACCAGGCCAATGCACTTGTTCACGTTTATTCCGATGGAAGTGTTGGCGTTAGTACAGGCGCTGTTGAAATGGGACAAGGCGTAAACATGAAAATGCGCCAGGTTGCATCTACCATTTTCTCCATAGCCGTAAGCCGCGTACATACTGAAACGACAAATACATCACGAAATGCAAATACATCTCCCACTGCCGCCAGTGCTGGTGCAGATTTAAATGGCCATGCTACAAAGATCGCTTGTGAAAATATCCTGACACGATTAAAAAAATCCGCAACAGAGATTTTATTCAAGGGTAATCCTGATAGCATTACAATTCAAAATGAAGTCGTTTATTTTAATGGGGAGCCGACAAACCTAAGCTGGAATGATTTGATCACACAAACCTACTTGAAACGAATCAGTATGTCTGCCCATGCACATTATTCCACCCCGGAAATTTATTTTGATAAAGCCAAAGAAAAAGGATTGCCGTTTGCTTATCACACATTTGGAGCAGCCATTGTTGAGGCAAGTGTCGATTGCCTGCGAGGAACTTACCATATCGATAAAGTGCATGTTTCGCATGATTTTGGGAAAAGTATGAATGAGTTGGTAGACCTTGGACAGGCAGAAGGTGGCATCGTTCAGGGATTGGGCTGGATGACGCTCGAAGAAATTATTTATAACAAAAAAGGGAAGTTGCAAACAGGGACACTTTCAACTTACAAAGTTCCGGACATATATTTTGCCCCGGATGAGATTAATGTTCATTTCCTGGAAAACCCATTTCCGAATGCAGCAATCTTCAATTCCAAAGCTATAGGTGAACCGCCGCTGATGTATGGAATTGGCGGGTATTTCGCAATCCTGGATGCCATCAAAGCTTTCCGCCCGGAGATAGAAAAAGAATACATCGCCCCAATGACAAATGAACGGGTATTGATGATGCTGCATAAAATGACATGAAAATGGCAAGTTGATTCAATCAACAAATAAAATTACATTTAAATATGCCAACACTTTATTATTACTTGGGGATGGTTTTTTATTTTGGGTCAAATGAACATGAACCAATACACATATGCTGAAGAAATTGTAAAAAAGTGGATTGACTATTTTGAATTCGGTAAACCTATCAGACCAAAAACAATAAATAAGAGGATTTAAGATGCAATTATCCTTTCAAATAGAAAGAGCCTCAAATTATCGCGTATATGACACCATTTCAAAAAAATCTGATCCGTACGTTGAAAAAGCCCTGTATCTTGACACTTACCGATTAAAACTTATTTTTCGAGATGGAAACATAAATCATATTGACTTTAAACCATTTTTAAAAAAATCTAAAAACCCATTAATATCAAAATACTTAGATCTTGCCAAGTTTAAAAAATATCATTTAGAAGATGGGCGCTTATTATGGGGAAATGATCTTGAATTTGAGTCAGAATCCTTGTATAACAATAATCTTTAAATATGACCTGTAACTCTTATTAGAAACGATCGGATAAAAATGAGCATACATATTGCAGCAAAACCAGGCGAAATAGCAGAAACAGTTTTACTTCCCGGAGACCCGCTAAGGGCAAAATTTGTAGCAGATACATTTTTGGATAACGCTGTTTGTTATAACGAAGTCCGTGGTATGCTTGGCTTTACCGGCACATATAAAGGAAGACGGGTTTCTGTTCAGGGAACTGGAATGGGCATCCCTTCAATCTCAATTTATGTAAATGAGCTAATTGCAGATTATGGACCAAAAAATCTGGTTCGCGTTGGTAGCTGTGGCAGCATTCAAAAGAATATGAATCTAAAAGATGTTATTTTGGCTTCTGCTGCATGCACAGATTCCCAGGTAAACCATATGCGTTTTAAGGGAATGGATTTTGCACCAATAGCATCCTTTTCACTGCTGCAAAAAGCCCACGAAGCGGCTGTTAAAAAAAACTATAATGTTGAGGTTGGTAATGTTTTAAGCGCCGACAGATTTTACCACGATGACCCCAACTATTGGAAATTATGGGCAAAGTATAACGTACTTGCAATTGAAATGGAAACTGCAGAATTATATACGCTTGGCGCCCTGAACAATATTAATGTGTTATCAATTTTAACGGTGAGCGACAATATTTTAACCGGTGATGTTTCTACTTCTGAGGAGAGACAAAGTACTTTTAGCCAAATGATTGAACTGGCCTTAGAAGCCACAGCTTAATCAAAATAAATTACTATCTTCCAATATTCATAAACCACTTGGATTTTGTGATTTCTTAAAAAATATTCATCAACTTTTTAAACCATGTTCATATTTGCCGAGAATATAATTAATTCGGTATAATTACCTTCCAAAAAAGTTTAGAGCTTAACCAATCCCGAGGATAGATTATCAAAAAAGTATTTGCCATATTATTGTTATTTCTAATAACCGCTGCTTCTGTTTTTTATTTTTATTATTACAATGTACCGCTAGCCCATCTTACCGATTGGCTCAATCTAATTATCCGTTGGATGCATTTTATTTTTGGCATTGCCTGGATTGGGGCGTCCTTTTATTTTGTATTTCTGGAAAACGCTCTCAACCGCTCAGATTTGGAAAACAGGGATGAGCTTGCAGGTCACCTATGGGCAATTCATGGTGGTGGAATTTATTATCTAGAAAAATTTAAAAATGCCCCTCAAAAGATGCCCCGCCATTTACACTGGTTTAAATATGAGGCCTATTTTACATGGATAACCGGAATAGGTCTGCTTTTTATTGTCTATTATTTTAATGCTCAATCTTACTTAATTGATACTCAGAAAGCAGATATTGGAACCTTAATGGCCGTTTCGATTGGCATTGGTTCAATGATTATCTCGTGGTTTTTTTATGATTTGATCTCCAGAACTTCTTTATTGAAAAAACGGACTGCCTTCTTTTGGGTGATGTTTTTTTTCATGGTAATTGTAGCATTTATTTTAAGCCAGGTTTTTACCGGCCGCGGAGCATTTATACATGTTGGGGCAATAATCGGGACACTGGCTGTAGGCAATGTTTTTCAGGTAATAATCCCTTCTCAAAAAGCGCTTGTTAAAGCTGCCGAAGAAGGAAAAGAGCAGGATCCATCTCTTGGTCTGCACGCGCAACAGCGATCTTATCATAATAATTATTTTACTTTCCCTTTGCTTTTTATTATGATCAGCAGCCACTTTCCGGCTACTTTTGGCAGTTCATTTAATTGGATTATTTTGGCAATTCTCTCACTTGCCAGCAATGGGATCAAACATTTTTTCAATCTGCTGGACCGTGGAGAAAGAAACTATATTTATGTAGGGTTGGCACTTGTTACCATTATTGGCCTCATCATTTTTACGGCACCAAAACAAGTTGTTTCCGAATCTCAGGATGCAGAGCAAGTTTCGTTTGAAGAGATAAACACTATTTTTAAAATTAGATGCATTACCTGTCATTCCGAAAATCCTACTGACAAGATTTTTGTAGCTGCCCCCAATGGAGTAAAATTTGACAAAGCGGAAGAAATTGTAAAAATGAAAGACCGCATCTTAAACCGGGTTGTGCAAACCAAAACAATGCCATTAGCAAATCAATCCAATATGACCGATGAAGAACGTAAAAAAATTGAAATCTGGATTGCACAGGGAGCAAAAGTAGAATAATGAATTTAAGTAAGTCCTTTGCAATTTACAGTAAACGAACAATGCTTCCGGATAAAACCGTACCTGCCACAATTATTGTTGACGATGGAAAAATATCCTCAATCCATCTTGGTAAAAAAGAAGCGGCAAATCTTAAATTTATTGATGTTGCTGATTCTGTAGTTATGCCCGGTGTGATTGATCCTCATGTGCATATAAATGAACCCGGCCGCACCGAATGGGAGGGATTTGAAACTGCAACCAAAGCAGCCGTTGCCGGTGGAATTACAACTGTGGTGGACATGCCTTTAAATTCATCACCGGTTACAATTAATAAAAAAAACTTTATCAAAAAAACAGAAGTTGCAAAAAATAAATGCTCGGCAAACGTTT
This window harbors:
- a CDS encoding 2Fe-2S iron-sulfur cluster binding domain-containing protein, with translation MISFILNNDLIETNMPTGTVLLDFIRDRQNLKGTKEGCREGDCGACLILFGQLKKSVLEYKPINSCLLPLGDVHGCHIVTIEGIDTGNPNPLQQAFVDEGATQCGYCTPGFIMAEMAFLLCSKDFDPQKAIAAMDGNICRCTGYQSIKRAVEKISTELSENKGILRFAQNDRHRTSVSSVTSEFQNDRIKPLIQEGYLPDYFADMSDRLSKIKPVPILKEENIFVAGGTDLFVQKEPQISDKNLGLILNTSRLKGIEEKKGNIYLGASSTVTEISESKIIRKYFPKIESFLKLHSSAPIRNRATLGGNIVNASPIGDMTLFLLGLDATLVLDLNGQTREIAIKSFYKDYKKFDLKNDELIKSVYFKTPSKNGHFNFEKVSRRTYLDIASVTSAALVEVEDNLISDIHISAGGVAPYPFYLSETRSYLIGKTLSVENIKNAIKITMNEIAPISDMRGSAEYKSLLLGQLILAHFAVLFPTKLILTN
- a CDS encoding DUF4258 domain-containing protein, whose product is MNYIFTSHAIQRMFEREIKESDVIAVINSGEIIQEYIGDKPFPSKLVLGFIKKRAIHVLFALNKSENQCIIITVYEPSPTIWRQDFKERG
- a CDS encoding type II toxin-antitoxin system MqsA family antitoxin, which encodes MHCVICKNGQTKAGKVTTTLQRGEAIIVFKEVPADVCDNCGEYYLSKETTKKLLHKAETAVKSGAIVEIQKFAA
- a CDS encoding molybdopterin-dependent oxidoreductase, which encodes MKNTETNLHVRGLSQFIDDRNVPEGTLHAAVFDSPIAHGDISKLDIKKAKSSNGVVDVLTFKDIPGQNQVGNIIADEVLLAEKEVEFIGQPIAIVVAQSAREARAALSKIKIDTDEKPPVTDPREAAAKGNFIAPPRTFSLGNTQTTWQDCDLIVEGIAESGGQEHLYLEMQGALATPKENGKIEVISSTQGPTSVQKTVARILDIPMHKIEVDVLRLGGGFGGKEDQATIWACLAALAANVCNKPVKLVLRRHEDMRMTGKRHPYTSDFKIGLSSDLKILAYEAQFYQNAGASADLSTAILERTLFHATNSYFIPNVQATAYSCRTNLPPNTAFRGFGGPQGMFVIESAIAKAAEKLDVDPIEIQKANLLNEGDTFPYGQIVKNGRAKASWDDMEKRYELDGLKKQINKFNSENTMTKKGLAVMPICFGISFTATFLNQANALVHVYSDGSVGVSTGAVEMGQGVNMKMRQVASTIFSIAVSRVHTETTNTSRNANTSPTAASAGADLNGHATKIACENILTRLKKSATEILFKGNPDSITIQNEVVYFNGEPTNLSWNDLITQTYLKRISMSAHAHYSTPEIYFDKAKEKGLPFAYHTFGAAIVEASVDCLRGTYHIDKVHVSHDFGKSMNELVDLGQAEGGIVQGLGWMTLEEIIYNKKGKLQTGTLSTYKVPDIYFAPDEINVHFLENPFPNAAIFNSKAIGEPPLMYGIGGYFAILDAIKAFRPEIEKEYIAPMTNERVLMMLHKMT
- a CDS encoding DUF2442 domain-containing protein, with the protein product MQLSFQIERASNYRVYDTISKKSDPYVEKALYLDTYRLKLIFRDGNINHIDFKPFLKKSKNPLISKYLDLAKFKKYHLEDGRLLWGNDLEFESESLYNNNL
- the deoD gene encoding purine-nucleoside phosphorylase, with protein sequence MSIHIAAKPGEIAETVLLPGDPLRAKFVADTFLDNAVCYNEVRGMLGFTGTYKGRRVSVQGTGMGIPSISIYVNELIADYGPKNLVRVGSCGSIQKNMNLKDVILASAACTDSQVNHMRFKGMDFAPIASFSLLQKAHEAAVKKNYNVEVGNVLSADRFYHDDPNYWKLWAKYNVLAIEMETAELYTLGALNNINVLSILTVSDNILTGDVSTSEERQSTFSQMIELALEATA